The following are from one region of the Actinomyces sp. oral taxon 897 genome:
- a CDS encoding DeoR/GlpR family DNA-binding transcription regulator yields the protein MLARQRQEYILEQVSATGGVRVAEVVAALGISEMTVRRDITELVAQGLVERVHGGAVAAGPTSMEPRFTAKSTLHLDAKRRIGAATAALLRPGDALALSAGTTTLAVAQALTTLPHLGTLTVITNSLPAAQLLFDAADAARAESRDAPTVLLTGGERTPSNALVGLPAIDMLRALRVEWVVLGAHGFTPEAGLMTPNLQEAAVNQALLASGRTAVAVLDASKWGILGLRSFCPTRDIGVLVTDSRPDARTTAALDESGTTLIVADPLPAPDNHTTRRTS from the coding sequence ATGCTTGCCCGCCAGCGCCAGGAGTACATCCTGGAGCAGGTGTCCGCCACCGGCGGGGTGCGGGTCGCCGAGGTCGTGGCGGCCTTGGGCATCTCGGAGATGACGGTCCGCCGGGACATTACCGAGCTCGTGGCCCAGGGGCTGGTCGAGCGCGTCCACGGGGGCGCCGTCGCCGCTGGCCCCACCAGCATGGAGCCCCGCTTCACCGCCAAGTCCACGCTCCACCTCGACGCCAAGCGGCGCATTGGCGCGGCCACCGCCGCCCTCCTGCGACCGGGGGACGCCCTGGCCCTGTCGGCGGGCACCACCACCCTGGCCGTGGCCCAGGCCCTGACCACCCTGCCCCACCTGGGGACCCTGACCGTCATCACCAACTCCCTGCCCGCCGCCCAGCTCCTCTTTGACGCCGCCGACGCCGCCCGCGCCGAGTCCCGCGACGCACCCACCGTCCTGCTCACCGGTGGTGAGCGCACGCCGTCCAACGCCCTGGTCGGGCTGCCGGCCATTGACATGCTGCGCGCCCTGCGCGTGGAGTGGGTGGTGCTCGGGGCGCACGGCTTCACCCCCGAGGCGGGCCTCATGACCCCCAACCTCCAGGAGGCGGCCGTCAACCAGGCCCTCCTGGCCTCAGGGCGCACCGCCGTGGCCGTCCTGGACGCCAGCAAGTGGGGGATCCTGGGGCTGCGCTCCTTCTGCCCGACCAGGGACATCGGCGTCCTGGTGACCGACTCCCGGCCGGACGCCAGGACGACGGCGGCCCTGGACGAGTCAGGCACCACCCTCATTGTCGCCGACCCGCTGCCCGCACCTGACAACCACACCACCCGGAGGACCTCATGA
- a CDS encoding YihY/virulence factor BrkB family protein gives MAGRAAAAYRRVLGPAVVRLRSTRLARALTRYSTANGSLLAGGIAYTGLFSAFAVLTLGATTLMAVLAHRPAWRDAVVREVNGAVPGLIDTGDGTGVLSLQSLTWGSALTWGSALAAVALLYSATGLMRAVSAALRVVFGLVYNPRHPVVTQAWSLVAFLGVAVGVAATTVASVATTRLPASLGARLELPAWATDWGGWLLGVGSSFLIDAAVLAVLVLCAGVRPPWRDLVEGAALGSVLFGVIRQVGVGVVARSADNPLLASFATPAILVLWLHLMGRVVLLTGAWIANPPRLQAVASPQEVHAHERPNYVTLSVPATLRWPHQGLTGSVGVDRAVLAPQGGATEEGQRAR, from the coding sequence GTGGCGGGCCGGGCGGCTGCCGCATACCGGCGCGTCCTGGGGCCCGCCGTGGTGCGCCTGCGCTCCACCCGCCTCGCCCGGGCCCTGACCCGCTACTCCACGGCTAACGGCTCCCTGCTGGCCGGGGGCATCGCCTACACGGGGCTGTTCTCCGCCTTCGCGGTCCTGACCCTGGGGGCCACCACGCTCATGGCCGTCCTCGCCCACCGTCCCGCCTGGCGGGACGCTGTCGTCCGAGAGGTGAACGGCGCCGTCCCCGGTCTCATTGACACCGGCGACGGGACAGGGGTGCTGAGCCTCCAGTCGCTGACCTGGGGCTCGGCGCTGACCTGGGGCTCGGCGCTGGCCGCCGTCGCCCTGCTCTACTCGGCGACGGGGCTCATGCGGGCGGTGTCGGCGGCGCTGCGGGTGGTCTTCGGCCTGGTCTACAACCCGCGTCACCCCGTGGTCACCCAGGCGTGGAGCCTCGTGGCCTTCCTGGGGGTGGCGGTGGGCGTCGCGGCCACGACGGTCGCGTCGGTGGCCACCACGAGGCTGCCCGCCTCCCTGGGGGCGAGGCTGGAGCTGCCGGCCTGGGCGACCGACTGGGGCGGCTGGCTGCTGGGGGTGGGGTCCTCCTTCCTCATTGACGCCGCGGTCCTGGCCGTGCTGGTGCTGTGCGCGGGGGTGCGTCCGCCGTGGCGCGACCTGGTTGAGGGCGCTGCGCTGGGCAGCGTGCTCTTCGGGGTGATCAGGCAGGTGGGCGTGGGGGTGGTGGCCCGCTCGGCCGACAACCCGCTGCTGGCCTCCTTCGCCACCCCGGCGATCCTCGTCCTGTGGCTCCACCTCATGGGGCGCGTGGTGCTGCTGACGGGGGCCTGGATCGCCAACCCGCCCCGGCTGCAGGCGGTGGCCAGCCCCCAGGAGGTCCACGCCCACGAGCGGCCCAACTACGTCACCCTCTCCGTGCCCGCCACGCTCAGGTGGCCCCACCAGGGCCTGACCGGATCGGTGGGGGTGGACAGGGCGGTCCTCGCGCCCCAGGGCGGGGCGACGGAGGAGGGCCAGCGGGCCCGGTAG
- the galK gene encoding galactokinase: MTTTSSPVFSPALSAEQGREAATDLFRTALGGEPDGVWYAPGRVNIIGEHTDYNGGLALPIALPHRAHLALRAREDRTVRLVSSQARAVEVLDLDRIGPKGTPGEIPHWAAYVAGVAWALERDGLGPLPGFDAALVSCVPLGAGLSSSAALECATAVALDEVAGLALAGPAQAPTDVGRARLVEACVRAENEVAGAPTGGMDQSASLRARAGHALELDCRDGSVEHVPFDLDAQGLALLVIDTRAEHSLVDGQYGARRAACERAAQLLGVELLADVPRDGLEEALGRLGASGEEDADVLVRRTRHVVTEIARTRELVALLQDGRALAGEKLAAAGALMDASHESLRVDYEVTVPELDVACQAARDAGAHGARMTGGGFGGSAIALVDAGTVQDVARAVVTAYARQDLGVPAFLDAVPSAPAGRLA; encoded by the coding sequence ATGACCACCACCAGCTCCCCCGTCTTCTCCCCCGCGCTCAGCGCCGAGCAGGGGCGGGAGGCGGCCACCGACCTGTTCCGCACGGCCCTGGGAGGTGAGCCCGACGGCGTCTGGTACGCCCCCGGGCGGGTCAACATTATCGGCGAGCACACCGACTACAACGGCGGCCTGGCCCTGCCGATCGCCCTGCCGCACCGCGCCCACCTGGCCCTGCGCGCCCGCGAGGACCGCACTGTGCGCCTGGTCTCCTCCCAGGCCCGGGCGGTGGAGGTCCTGGACCTGGACCGTATCGGCCCCAAGGGCACACCCGGGGAGATCCCTCACTGGGCGGCCTACGTCGCCGGGGTCGCCTGGGCGCTGGAGCGCGACGGCCTGGGCCCGCTGCCGGGCTTCGACGCCGCCCTGGTCTCCTGCGTGCCGCTGGGCGCGGGACTGTCCTCCTCCGCGGCACTGGAGTGCGCCACGGCGGTGGCCCTGGACGAGGTGGCGGGCCTGGCCCTGGCAGGTCCGGCGCAGGCGCCCACGGACGTCGGACGCGCCCGCCTGGTGGAGGCCTGCGTGCGGGCGGAGAACGAGGTGGCCGGCGCCCCCACCGGGGGCATGGACCAGTCCGCCTCCCTGCGCGCCCGGGCCGGGCACGCCCTGGAGCTGGACTGCCGCGACGGGTCGGTGGAGCACGTCCCCTTCGACCTGGACGCGCAGGGCCTGGCGCTGCTGGTGATCGACACCAGGGCCGAGCACTCCCTGGTGGACGGCCAGTACGGGGCCCGGCGGGCGGCCTGCGAGCGGGCGGCCCAGCTGCTGGGCGTGGAGCTCCTGGCCGACGTCCCCCGAGACGGCCTGGAGGAGGCCCTGGGGCGCCTGGGGGCCAGCGGCGAGGAGGACGCCGACGTCCTGGTGCGACGCACCCGGCACGTGGTCACCGAGATCGCCCGCACCCGTGAGCTGGTGGCCCTGCTCCAGGACGGGCGGGCCCTGGCGGGTGAGAAGCTGGCCGCGGCCGGGGCCCTCATGGACGCCTCCCACGAGTCCCTGCGCGTGGACTACGAGGTGACCGTCCCCGAGCTCGACGTGGCCTGCCAGGCAGCCCGGGACGCGGGGGCCCACGGGGCCCGCATGACCGGCGGAGGCTTTGGCGGCAGCGCGATCGCGCTGGTGGACGCGGGTACGGTCCAGGACGTGGCGCGCGCCGTCGTCACCGCCTACGCGCGCCAGGACCTGGGTGTCCCGGCCTTCCTGGACGCCGTCCCCAGTGCCCCGGCAGGCCGCCTGGCCTGA
- a CDS encoding FtsK/SpoIIIE domain-containing protein: MPVADQVSLGGAGIDLIGRGNVWVEDSVLDGASQAVAQALIALALSGTTPGQLEVIVLDDSLTGVTSPFQDVNGGGQKILDVLPGRDDLLATLAYLRAHIQGVNNVVQGRAPCLLEFRRQVDYPVESFKLVVLAADFSLLPERIQNEVAVLLKAGPRAGVTFLIHSMSMGVNEFLTGMCTHLTCQGTTVLDASGRRLGRVPAPDAQELIGVAQQVARQVGTTPMAPIVFSTVQDLTRPWRASSADGITFSLGRYGLSRVEVTLGDEVNQRHNVLVTGAVGQGKSNLVSVIVHSLCQRYSPDELELYLLDFKEGVTLKPLAPNGRGEFLPHARVLGLDADREYGVHVLRHLLRTYRRRMARFKETGVQSIRQYRALRPARTMARILVVIDEFQMLFADNDSLAREAADLLVRSVRLFRAAGIHLLLASQTIGGNMALAGSAGDGLFSQIPVRIALKNSLTESHATLGVRNDAATHLRAREAIVNCDYGALDANRKVTIAYADEEVLTPLRAHWWTLAAGRYQAPEVFNGEAPVTIDADLPGLHGTRVPTLLLGHRVEVGTPVEAVALEPGLGRNLAVVGPGDQVAVLVAAARAVLATSPAGLLTVLLPRGLPEPDREAVRALEEESSRVGWQTRTVPADEVSAWVDEALLRPPARGLLLVPHCERLREVPASLGELLRALPLGGTHVLAGWSKLEAFNDTVGYGGESSFDVRLALGLDTQSTRRLMNDPVLEWRPRANRALAWDVAETAAPVVVIPYTRAEE; the protein is encoded by the coding sequence CATTGGACGGGGCAACGTCTGGGTGGAGGACTCCGTCCTGGACGGGGCCTCGCAGGCGGTGGCCCAGGCGCTCATCGCCCTGGCGCTGAGCGGGACCACGCCCGGCCAGCTGGAGGTCATCGTCCTGGACGACTCGCTCACCGGCGTCACCTCCCCCTTCCAGGACGTCAACGGCGGCGGCCAGAAGATCCTGGACGTCCTGCCGGGGCGCGACGACCTCCTGGCCACCCTGGCCTACCTCAGGGCCCACATCCAGGGCGTCAACAACGTGGTCCAGGGGCGCGCCCCCTGCCTGCTGGAGTTCCGCAGGCAGGTGGACTACCCCGTCGAGAGCTTCAAGCTGGTGGTGCTCGCCGCCGACTTCTCCCTGCTGCCCGAGCGGATCCAGAACGAGGTCGCCGTCCTGCTCAAGGCCGGTCCCCGGGCGGGGGTCACGTTCCTCATCCACTCCATGTCCATGGGGGTCAACGAGTTCCTCACCGGCATGTGCACCCACCTCACCTGCCAGGGCACCACCGTCCTGGACGCCTCCGGCAGGCGCCTGGGGCGGGTCCCGGCCCCGGACGCGCAGGAGCTCATCGGCGTCGCCCAGCAGGTCGCCCGCCAGGTGGGCACCACCCCCATGGCGCCCATCGTCTTCAGCACCGTCCAGGACCTGACCCGCCCCTGGAGGGCCTCCAGCGCCGACGGCATCACCTTCTCCCTGGGACGCTACGGCCTGTCCCGGGTCGAGGTGACCCTGGGCGACGAGGTCAACCAGCGCCACAACGTCCTGGTCACCGGGGCCGTCGGGCAGGGCAAGTCCAACCTGGTCTCGGTCATCGTCCACAGCCTGTGCCAGCGCTACAGCCCCGACGAGCTCGAGCTCTACCTGCTGGACTTCAAGGAGGGCGTCACCCTCAAGCCCCTGGCCCCCAACGGGCGGGGCGAGTTCCTGCCCCACGCCCGGGTCCTGGGGCTGGACGCCGACCGTGAGTACGGGGTGCACGTCCTGCGTCACCTCCTGCGGACCTACAGGCGGCGCATGGCCCGCTTCAAGGAGACCGGCGTCCAGTCGATCCGCCAGTACCGCGCGCTCCGCCCGGCCCGCACCATGGCCCGCATACTGGTGGTCATTGACGAGTTCCAGATGCTGTTCGCCGACAACGACTCCCTGGCGCGCGAGGCGGCGGACCTGCTGGTGCGCTCGGTGCGCCTGTTCCGGGCCGCGGGCATTCACCTTCTGCTCGCCTCCCAGACCATCGGCGGGAACATGGCCCTGGCGGGCTCGGCCGGGGACGGCCTGTTCAGCCAGATCCCCGTACGCATTGCCCTGAAGAACTCCCTGACCGAGTCCCACGCCACCCTGGGGGTGCGCAATGACGCGGCCACCCACCTGCGCGCCCGGGAGGCCATTGTCAACTGCGACTACGGGGCCCTGGACGCCAACCGGAAGGTGACTATCGCCTACGCCGACGAGGAGGTCCTCACCCCCCTGCGCGCGCACTGGTGGACGCTGGCGGCCGGCCGCTACCAGGCCCCCGAGGTGTTCAACGGGGAGGCGCCCGTCACCATTGACGCCGACCTGCCGGGCCTGCACGGGACCCGGGTGCCCACGCTCCTGCTGGGGCACCGCGTCGAGGTGGGCACCCCCGTGGAGGCCGTGGCCCTGGAGCCCGGGCTGGGGCGGAACCTGGCCGTCGTCGGCCCCGGGGACCAGGTGGCGGTACTGGTGGCCGCCGCACGGGCGGTCCTGGCCACATCCCCCGCCGGCCTGCTGACCGTCCTGCTGCCCCGGGGCCTGCCCGAGCCGGACCGGGAGGCCGTCCGCGCCCTGGAGGAGGAGTCCTCCCGGGTCGGCTGGCAGACCCGCACCGTCCCGGCCGACGAGGTCAGCGCCTGGGTGGACGAGGCCTTGCTGCGCCCACCCGCCCGCGGCCTGCTCCTGGTGCCGCACTGCGAGCGTCTGCGCGAGGTCCCGGCGTCCCTGGGGGAGCTGCTGCGCGCCCTGCCCCTGGGCGGCACCCACGTCCTGGCGGGCTGGAGCAAGCTGGAGGCGTTCAACGACACGGTGGGCTACGGCGGGGAGAGCTCCTTCGACGTCCGTCTGGCCCTGGGGCTGGACACCCAGTCCACCCGCCGCCTCATGAACGACCCGGTCCTGGAGTGGCGGCCGCGGGCCAACCGCGCCCTGGCCTGGGACGTGGCCGAGACGGCCGCCCCCGTCGTCGTCATCCCCTACACCCGAGCAGAGGAGTAG
- a CDS encoding 2'-5' RNA ligase family protein encodes MPTDRERVIGLTVPVPEPWASQVRSARAAAGDPLAHTAPHVTILPPTLVPADGLPAVTSFLRTTLTGVPAFTVHLAGVESFEPVSPVVYLALTQGARECTDLQARVRSADGPLCGELRFPYHPHVTLAHLPDHRAQDRAARVGRGIEAVFVVEHLHLHELGADGSSTYLRSLPLGALDKG; translated from the coding sequence GTGCCCACTGACCGCGAGCGCGTCATCGGGCTGACCGTCCCCGTCCCCGAGCCCTGGGCGTCCCAGGTCCGCAGCGCCCGGGCCGCCGCCGGGGACCCGCTGGCGCACACCGCCCCGCACGTCACCATCCTGCCGCCCACCCTGGTCCCCGCCGACGGCCTGCCCGCCGTCACCAGCTTCCTGCGCACCACGCTCACCGGGGTGCCGGCCTTCACCGTGCACCTGGCGGGGGTGGAGAGCTTTGAGCCGGTCAGTCCCGTGGTCTACCTGGCCCTGACGCAGGGGGCGCGGGAGTGCACCGACCTCCAGGCGCGGGTCCGCTCCGCCGACGGCCCCCTGTGCGGGGAGCTCAGGTTCCCCTACCACCCGCACGTCACCCTCGCCCACCTGCCTGACCACCGGGCCCAGGACCGGGCCGCCCGGGTGGGGCGGGGGATCGAGGCGGTGTTCGTCGTCGAGCACCTCCACCTCCACGAGCTCGGGGCCGACGGCTCGTCCACCTACCTGCGCTCCCTGCCTCTGGGCGCGCTTGATAAGGGGTGA